Below is a genomic region from Isosphaeraceae bacterium EP7.
GGCGCTCGAGAGCAGGAGCGTGATCGACGAGAGGGCCGTGGCCGAGGAACCGCCGCCGAAGCTGGAGGTGATCCAGGTGTCACCGGCGGCGGTCTCCTGGCCTCCCGTTGGTGCATCGAGATTGCCGGACAGGACGAAGTCCGCTCGTGCCGAGCCCGGCGCGTAGAACGATCCCACCATGGCCAGGGCCGCGAGCATCAGCCCGGCCCGCCCACGCTGAAGATGCAGGTTCATCAATGCTGTTCTCGGTTGCGACGTGAAATTGCGTTGATATTGATGCGAGAGGGAGAAGGGCCGGACTGCGCCGGTCTCCGTCTCAGCATGTCAGTCAGCGTGAAGGGGAAAGCCGGGCGCGCGCCGAGGTTCCTTGCGAGACTTCCCATACGACGAAGTCGTCGCCATCGCCTGGAATTCACGCATGCTGATTGTCTTCGGAGGAACGAATCCGTCGACGTTCGTGGATCTGAGCGGACGCGGGAGCGAAGCTGCCGGAATGTTCCGGGGCGAGTCATCGGCCGAAAATCGAATCGACCGGACCGCGTGTGTCCCCGCCGTGCCATCCGGTCGGGCCGATCAGGGGCCTTGCGGCGGGCCGCCCTGCCTGGGCCTTCCCCTCATGGCGGGCCCACGTTCATGCGGCCCGACTTCGTCGCGCCGGTCCCGAATCAACTTCAGTAGCGCCTCGGCCTGATCCGACTCGCCGAGGTCGACGTGGAGCTGCGCCAGGCTCCGAATCCGGTCGGCAATCGGGGGGGCCGACGGGTATCCCATGGCGGCGGCCATCAGGTCGGCCCTGGTCGCCGCCAGCATCCCACGGGCGTCCTCGGTCTCGCCTCGCTCCATGCGGAGCCGGCAGAGTTCCTCGCGCACGTCGGCGCGATCGAGTTGCCCACGGAAGTCGCCGGGAGAGAGGGCGAGCAGCCTGTCGGCAGCCTCGATCGCCCGTCGATCGGCGGCCTCTGCCTCGTCGAGCCGTCCGAGCCGGTGCAGTGCCGCGGCGAGCTTGGCGTCGACGTGGACCCTCGATCGAAGAGTCTCGGAGTTTTCGGCCCGAGAGTCTCCGCGATCAAGCAGTTCCCCGGCCCGCCTGAGGCGGATGACCATCGGCTCGAGGCCCGCCTCGTCGGCCGTCCAGGGGTCGGCCATGATGAACAGCTTGACGAGCTCGGCGCGATACTGGGGCTCCTCCGGATAGCGGGCGACGAGCTCTTCGAACCGGCCGATCGCCAGCCCGTAGGCGGCCAGGGACTCGTCCTCCTTGCCCATCGCCTCGCGGATCACGCCGACCCGGAAGTAGGCCCGGGCAGCCTCGAACTGGAGCTTCGGATTGGTCGAATTCTGCCTTGCAAACCGGTCGTAAAACGACAGGATGCTCTCGAGCAATTCCGCGTCACGGGCCGAGGTGCGGCTGCCGCCTCGCGGGCCACCCTCGCCGTGAGCCTCTGGGCGACCTCTCCCGATCTCGATCGGGCGATGCCCTGACGGAGGGAGCGGGGGCCGATCCATTCCCGAACCGGGCGGGCCCATCCCCCTTTCGAATGGCGGCCCGAACTCGTCCGATCGTGGAGCGAAGCCGTCGCGCGGCCCGCGTCCGCCCGGCGGCCGGACTCGGCCGGTCGGCGGCGGGAGGAAGTCGACGTGCGGGGAAAGTTTGTCGAATAGCTCCCCGAAGACCTGGAGCGACAGGGTCACGTTCTCGTCGGCACGACGAGTGGCCCGCTGGGCCTCCTCTTTCTTGGTCGACTCGCCGAGGAGCGCCTTCGTTGTCGTGACGTAGCCGGCCCAGCCGACGATCGCCGCGAGCAGGAGCGAGCCGACGGCCGCGGCCGAAAGCGCCGCGACGGCCCGATTGCGACGTCCCCAGCGCCAGACTTTTTCGAGGGGTGTCGCGCGCCGCGCCAGGATCGGCCGGTCTTCCAGGTAGCGGGCCAGGTCGTCGGCCATCGCGCGTGCGGTCTGGTAGCGATGGCCCGGCTCGCGGGCGATCGACTTCAGGACAATCGTCTCCAGGTCGCGAGAAATCCCCGCGTCCAGCCTCCTGGGGGCGAGCGGCTGGCCCTCGCTGACCTGACGCAGCAGCTCGCTGGCGCTCAGCTCGATGCCGAACGGGGGGCTGAGTGTGAGCAGCTCATAGAGAGTGAGGCCCAGGCTGTAGACGTCACTGCGAGGGCCCGACTCTCCGCGTAAGGCCTCGGGGGCCAGGTAGCGCAGGGTGCCGATGACGTCGCCGGTGTTGGTCAGGTCATCCTCGCCGGTCATCTTGGCCAGGCCGAAGTCGGTCAGCCAGACGGCGTCGTGCTTGTCGACCAGCAGGTTGGCGGGCTTGACGTCGCGGTGCAGCACCCCCTGCTCGTGAGCGTAATGGAGCGCCAGGGCCGCCTGCGCGATGATTCCCGCGGCATACTCGGCCCGGTCGGAGATGGGGGGCGGGCCGTCGGCCCTCCAGCTTGCGAGCAGGGCGTCGAGCCCTCGGCCGCGGATGTGCTGCATCGCGTAGTAGGGGAAGCCCTCGTGATCGCCCACGCCGAAGATTGGCACGATGTTGGTGTGGTGGAGCCGTGCCACCGCCTGCGCCTCGCGGCGGAAGCGGCCGAGCCGCTTGGGGTCGACCAGGCCATAATGCAGGACCTTCAGGGCGACGTGCCGCCCTAGTGACTCCTGCACGGCCTCGTAGACGACGCCCATGCCGCCGCGACCGAGCTCGCCGACGATCCGGAACTCCCCCAGCCGTGTCGGGGGGGCGGCCAACGGGCCGCGCGGCGAGTTCGAGCGATCGGTTCGGCCGAGCTGCTCGAGCTTGGCGATGGCCGGGAAGAGCTTGCGAATCCGGTCGGCGAACTCGGGGTGACGCTCGGCATCGTCGGAGATCGAGGCCACCTCGCCGCGTCGGCATCGCCTGGCGAAGTCTTCGGCGAGCGCGTCGAATGGGTCGTCGGAGGCGTCGTGCCAGCCCACGTCGAGGGTCGGGTCGTCCCGGCTTGCATCGTGGCTCATCGGGGCTCCTCGCCCTGGTCCGGGAACGCCTCCATCGTCTCCTGGAGCCGCTCGATGGCGCGGACGTAACGCTTGCTGGCGGCGGCGGTCTGGATGCCGAGCACGGCGGCGACCTCGCGGTTGCTCAGCTCCTCGAAGTGGCGGAGGGCGAGGACCTCGCGGTCGCCGGGCTCGAGGCGGTCGAGCGCCTGGCGCATCCGTGCGATCATCTCGCCTCGCTGGGCGGCCAGGCTGGGCGACGTAAGATCGCCCATCAGCTCGGCCATCTTCTCGGAGCTGGGGTCGATCGATTCGCCCCCCCCACCATGTCCGAGCGAAACCTCTCGGGTCGCTGCGCGCGCCTGGGCGCCGATGTGCTTGCGGTGGACCTCGATGAGCCGCTGGATCGTGACGGTCCGCATCCAGACGAAGAAGGGGACGTCGCCGCCGACCGGGTAGTGCTTCAGGCGCTTGAGCGCCTCGATGTACGCCTCCTGCATCACGTCGGAGGCGGAGACCCGGCCGCGCAGGCGGGCATCGAGCCGGAACTCGACAATGCGGCGAAGGCGGTCGCGTTCGCGTGAGTAGAGGGTCGCCAGGGCGTCCTGGTCGCCCACGCCAAGGCGTTCGACCAGGTCCCGGCTCACCTCGTCGTCAGTCTCATCGGACATCGGTCGCCTCGGCCCAGGACCGCGGAATTGGTCTGGACCGAATTGTAGGCCTGGCCCGGCCCGGTGGGAACGGCGACCCGATCGGGTCTCAGGCGAGCAGGCCTGTGATCACCTCGCCGTGCACGTCGGTCAAGCGATAGTCTCGGCCGCTGTAGCGATAGGTCAGCTTGGTGTGGTCGATGCCCATCAGGTGGAGAATCGTCGCGTGCAGGTCGTGGACGTGCACCTTGTCGACGACCGAGTTCCAGCCGAATTCGTCGGTGGCGCCGTGGGTATGCCCCCCCTTGGTGCCGCCGCCGGCCATCCACATGGTGAAGCCGAACGGGTGATGCTCGCGGCCGTCGGTCCCCTCTGCGGTGGGGGTCCGGCCGAATTCGCCCCCCCAGACGACCAGGGTCTCGTCGAGCTGGCCGCGTGCCTTCAGGTCGGCGAGAAGCCCGGCGATCGGGGCGTCGGTGGCGGCACAGTTGTTGGGCAGCTCGGTCTTCAGGCCGCCGTGCTGGTCCCAGAGCTGGCAGCTCTTGCGCTTGGATGTCTCGGTGTGATAAACCTGCACGAACCGGACCCCGCGCTCCGTCAGCCGCCTGGCCATCAGGCACTGGGTACCGAACGTCGCGGTCGTCGGGTCATTCAGGCCGTATAGCTCGCGGGTTGCGGGGCTCTCGCCGGTCAGGTCGAACGTCTCGGGTGCCCTCGACTGCATCCGGTAGGCCAGCTCGAACGACTCGATCCGGGCGGCGAGCCTCGAATCGTCCTCACGCCCGTTGCGATGGTGCTCGTTGAGTTCCTTGAGGGCATCGAGCTGCCTGCGGCGTAAGCCGGGGGCCAAGCCCGGAGATTCGGTGTTGTCGATCGGCCGCTTCAAATCGGAGACGAGCGTCCCCTGGTAGGAGGCCGGCAGGAAGCTGGACGACCAGAGCGGGGCCCCCTGGGCCGGCTGGGCGGGGCTGATGACGACAAAGCCGGGCAGGTCACGGTTTTCGCTGCCCAGCCCGTAGGTCAGCCAGCTCCCCATGCTGGGGCGTGAGAACGTCTGCTCCCCGGTGTTCATCTGGAGGCAGGCGCCGTTGTGATTGATGTTGTCGGCGACCATCGACCGGATGATGCACATGTCATCGACATGCTTGGACAGCTTAGGAAACAGCTCGCTGACGTCGGCCCCGCACTCGCCGTGCTTGGAGAACTTGAACGGAGAACGCAGCAAGTTCCCGGTTCGGGTGCGTTCCAAGTGCGGCATGGCAAACGGCAGAGGTTTGCCGTTGTCGAGGTCGAGTCTCGGCTTCGGGTCGAACAGGTCGACGTGCGACGGTCCGCCGGACATAAACAGGAAAATCACCCGCTTGGCACGAGCCGGGAACATCGGCGGGCGGACCGCCAATGGGTCGCTTGAGGCCTGGGATGACCCCTTGGTCGAGGCGCTCGCCCCTGCGGCCTCTTCGGCAAGCAGGCCGGCCAGGCTGAGGTAGCCGAAGCCTGCACCAAGTCGCCTGAGGGCCTCGCGCCGCGTGGGCATCCCGAGCATATTCGTGTCATCGAGTGTCATCGGGGAACCCCTTCGTCTGACTGAAGTCGTTCGTCTGGATGTCCGGCGATTCAATCGATGAGGACGAATTCGTTGGTGCAGAGAAGGACGTGCGCATAG
It encodes:
- a CDS encoding serine/threonine-protein kinase, with amino-acid sequence MSHDASRDDPTLDVGWHDASDDPFDALAEDFARRCRRGEVASISDDAERHPEFADRIRKLFPAIAKLEQLGRTDRSNSPRGPLAAPPTRLGEFRIVGELGRGGMGVVYEAVQESLGRHVALKVLHYGLVDPKRLGRFRREAQAVARLHHTNIVPIFGVGDHEGFPYYAMQHIRGRGLDALLASWRADGPPPISDRAEYAAGIIAQAALALHYAHEQGVLHRDVKPANLLVDKHDAVWLTDFGLAKMTGEDDLTNTGDVIGTLRYLAPEALRGESGPRSDVYSLGLTLYELLTLSPPFGIELSASELLRQVSEGQPLAPRRLDAGISRDLETIVLKSIAREPGHRYQTARAMADDLARYLEDRPILARRATPLEKVWRWGRRNRAVAALSAAAVGSLLLAAIVGWAGYVTTTKALLGESTKKEEAQRATRRADENVTLSLQVFGELFDKLSPHVDFLPPPTGRVRPPGGRGPRDGFAPRSDEFGPPFERGMGPPGSGMDRPPLPPSGHRPIEIGRGRPEAHGEGGPRGGSRTSARDAELLESILSFYDRFARQNSTNPKLQFEAARAYFRVGVIREAMGKEDESLAAYGLAIGRFEELVARYPEEPQYRAELVKLFIMADPWTADEAGLEPMVIRLRRAGELLDRGDSRAENSETLRSRVHVDAKLAAALHRLGRLDEAEAADRRAIEAADRLLALSPGDFRGQLDRADVREELCRLRMERGETEDARGMLAATRADLMAAAMGYPSAPPIADRIRSLAQLHVDLGESDQAEALLKLIRDRRDEVGPHERGPAMRGRPRQGGPPQGP
- a CDS encoding DUF1501 domain-containing protein, whose product is MTLDDTNMLGMPTRREALRRLGAGFGYLSLAGLLAEEAAGASASTKGSSQASSDPLAVRPPMFPARAKRVIFLFMSGGPSHVDLFDPKPRLDLDNGKPLPFAMPHLERTRTGNLLRSPFKFSKHGECGADVSELFPKLSKHVDDMCIIRSMVADNINHNGACLQMNTGEQTFSRPSMGSWLTYGLGSENRDLPGFVVISPAQPAQGAPLWSSSFLPASYQGTLVSDLKRPIDNTESPGLAPGLRRRQLDALKELNEHHRNGREDDSRLAARIESFELAYRMQSRAPETFDLTGESPATRELYGLNDPTTATFGTQCLMARRLTERGVRFVQVYHTETSKRKSCQLWDQHGGLKTELPNNCAATDAPIAGLLADLKARGQLDETLVVWGGEFGRTPTAEGTDGREHHPFGFTMWMAGGGTKGGHTHGATDEFGWNSVVDKVHVHDLHATILHLMGIDHTKLTYRYSGRDYRLTDVHGEVITGLLA
- a CDS encoding sigma-70 family RNA polymerase sigma factor, which encodes MSDETDDEVSRDLVERLGVGDQDALATLYSRERDRLRRIVEFRLDARLRGRVSASDVMQEAYIEALKRLKHYPVGGDVPFFVWMRTVTIQRLIEVHRKHIGAQARAATREVSLGHGGGGESIDPSSEKMAELMGDLTSPSLAAQRGEMIARMRQALDRLEPGDREVLALRHFEELSNREVAAVLGIQTAAASKRYVRAIERLQETMEAFPDQGEEPR